One Ahaetulla prasina isolate Xishuangbanna chromosome 17, ASM2864084v1, whole genome shotgun sequence genomic window carries:
- the LOC131186633 gene encoding methanethiol oxidase-like — MAKCGECGPGYKTPLDAMKGPREEIVYLPCIYRNTGTKKPDYLATVDVDPKSHTYCQVIHRLPMPNVNDELHHSGWNACSSCFGDTTKKRNRLILPSLISSRIYVIDTGTNLRAPRIHKVVEPIDVYWKCNLANPHTTHCLGNGEIMISTMADPSGNGKGGFVLLDGETFEVKGNWEKGSKVPPFGYDFWYQPRHNVLMSTEWGAPKCFANGFNPADLEKGCYGGNINIWDWTTHEFIQTIDVGKNSIPLEIRFLHDPDAAEGYIGCALSSAVHRFYKTPEGTWVAEKVIQIPNKKVEGWLLPEMPGLITDILISLDDRFLYFSNWLHGDIRQYDIYNRRKPKLVGQVFLGGSIVKGGPVKVIDDPELDCQPDPFVIKGKRVQGAPQMIQLSLDGKRLYVSTSLYSGWDKQFYPDMVKEGSVMLQIDVDSKKGGLEVNKKFLVDFGKEPNGPALAHEIRYPGGDTTSDIWI; from the exons CAAAATGCGGAGAGTGTGGGCCGGGATACAAAACCCCACTGGATGCAATGAAAG GGCCACGGGAAGAGATCGTCTATCTGCCTTGCATCTACCGAAACACGGGAACAAAAAAACCGGATTATTTGGCCACTGTGGATGTGGACCCCAAATCCCATACTTACTGCCAA GTCATCCACCGCCTGCCAATGCCCAACGTCAACGATGAGCTGCACCATTCCGGCTGGAACGCCTGTAGCAGCTGCTTCGGGGACACCACCAAGAAGCGCAACCGTCTCATACTTCCCAGCCTGATCTCGTCCCGGATTTACGTGATCGACACCGGCACCAACCTGAGGGCCCCTAGGATCCACAAG GTTGTCGAGCCCATTGATGTCTATTGGAAGTGCAACTTGGCAAATCCTCACACCACACATTGCCTGGGGAATGGCGAAATCATGATTAGCACCATGGCTGACCCTTCCGGCAATGGAAAAG GGGGTTTTGTACTGCTGGACGGAGAGACCTTTGAGGTGAAGGGCAACTGGGAAAAAGGCTCCAAAGTCCCACCGTTTGGCTACGATTTCTGGTACCAGCCTAGGCACAACGTCTTGATGAGCACCGAGTGGGGAGCGCCCAAGTGCTTTGCCAATGGGTTTAACCCAGCAGATTTGGAGAAGG GCTGCTATGGTGGAAACATCAACATCTGGGACTGGACCACCCATGAATTTATCCAGACAATCGATGTGGGCAAGAACTCCATTCCGCTGGAGATCCGATTCCTCCACGACCCGGATGCGGCCGAGGGGTACATCGGCTGCGCTCTCAGCAGTGCCGTCCACCGTTTCTACAAGACCCcg gAAGGAACCTGGGTAGCAGAGAAGGTGATTCAAATTCCCAACAAGAAGGTCGAAGGATGGCTTCTCCCGGAAATGCCAG GCCTGATCACCGATATCCTGATCTCCCTGGATGACCGCTTTCTCTACTTCAGCAACTGGCTTCACGGAGATATCCGTCAATACGACATTTACAACCGTCGGAAGCCCAAGTTGGTGGGACAG GTGTTTCTGGGAGGCAGCATTGTCAAAGGGGGTCCTGTCAAAGTGATCGATGACCCAGAACTGGACTGCCAGCCGGATCCATTCGTCATCAAG GGCAAGAGAGTTCAAGGTGCCCCCCAGATGATCCAGTTGAGCCTGGACGGAAAACGGCTGTATGTCAGCACCTCTCTCTACAGCGGATGGGATAAGCAGTTCTACCCAGACATGGTCAA ggAAGGCTCTGTCATGTTGCAAATCGATGTGGACAGCAAGAAAGGAGGCTTGGAAGTGAACAAAAAGTTCTTAGTGGATTTCGGGAAAGAGCCAAATGGGCCAGCGCTGGCCCACGAGATCCGCTATCCGGGCGGCGACACCACCTCTGATATCTGGATCTAA